In a single window of the Elaeis guineensis isolate ETL-2024a chromosome 6, EG11, whole genome shotgun sequence genome:
- the LOC105047607 gene encoding uncharacterized protein, with protein MDAVVSYTGNVDLRSLPPSGWDFSCDFEVDYGSKEHATIVYAALAVDKELQPDKVRRQVSISDGKLQVHFEAVEARFLRASFSAFVDLMILATKIIEEFGQNNKNSEQI; from the exons ATGGATGCTGTGGTCTCCTATACTGGCAATGTTGATTTGAGATCCTTGCCTCCTTCTGGGTGGGATTTCAGCTG TGATTTTGAAGTGGACTATGGATCAAAGGAGCATGCAACAATTGTCTATGCTGCATTAGCAGTTGATAAGGAG TTGCAGCCAGACAAGGTTAGGAGGCAGGTGTCCATTTCCGATGGCAAGCTTCAAGT ACACTTTGAGGCGGTGGAGGCTAGATTTCTGCGCGCATCATTCAGTGCATTTGTGGATCTAATGATTCTTGCCACAAAAATCATCGAAGAATTTGGCCAGAACAACAAAAATTCTGAACAAATATGA
- the LOC105047606 gene encoding uncharacterized protein isoform X3, with translation MPFCEVGTSRGEGVRIFYRRYGHGSTKVLLIIGLAATHDSWGPQIKGLTGTVEPNDDEEEAPAAGGEGTEGPNEEDEGIEVCCFDNRGMGRSSVPTKKSEYTTAIMAKDVLALLDHLGWRKAHVFGHSMGAMIACKLAAIAPERLCSLALLNATGGGFECFPKIDRQMISLAFRFLRAKTPEQRALVDLETHYTKEYLDEYVGSCTRRKILYQEYVKAISSTGMQSNCGFEGQINACWTHKMTPKELDTICSSGFLVSVIHGRDDIIAQLSHARRLAEKLHPAARMVELHGGHLVNHERPEEVNQALKELIKASKSKLRPEDWSHLPEGASGWLMLGMQMSPRSNEGASGLMRNVLRIMKPVRVAASDS, from the exons ATGCCGTTTTGCGAAGTGGGCACATCGAGAGGAGAAGGGGTGAGGATTTTTTATAGGAGATATGGCCATGGAAGCACCAAAGTTCTCCTCATTATTG GATTGGCGGCGACGCATGATTCATGGGGACCGCAGATAAAGGGGTTGACGGGGACGGTGGAGCCCAACGACGACGAGGAGGAGGCGCCGGCGGCCGGCGGTGAGGGAACGGAAGGCCCGAATGAGGAGGACGAGGGGATCGAGGTGTGCTGCTTTGATAATCGTGGGATGGGGCGGAGCTCTGTGCCCACGAAGAAATCCGAATACAC AACAGCCATCATGGCCAAAGATGTCCTGGCTCTATTGGATCATTTAGGCTGGAGAAAAGCTCATGTCTTCGGTCACTCAATGG GAGCTATGATTGCTTGCAAGTTAGCAGCAATAGCACCAGAGAGATTATGCTCCTTGGCTTTGCTCAATGCTACTGGTGGTGGCTTTGAGTGCTTTCCAAAG ATTGATCGCCAAATGATATCCCTTGCATTTCGTTTTTTAAGAGCAAAGACTCCAGAGCAAAGAGCTCTGGTTGACTTAGAAACACATTACACTAAG GAATATTTAGATGAATATGTTGGATCATGCACACGAAGGAAAATTCTTTATCAG GAATATGTGAAGGCCATATCATCAACAGGTATGCAATCTAACTGTGGTTTTGAAGGCCAAATTAATGCATGCTGGACACACAAGATGACACCAAAGGAACTTGACACAATTTGTTCATCTGGGTTTCTGGTCTCAGTAATTCATGGAAG GGATGATATCATTGCTCAATTAAGTCATGCAAGGAGACTTGCAGAGAAGCTGCACCCAGCTGCAAGAATGGTAGAACTTCATGGCGGACATTTGGTGAACCATGAAAGGCCAGAAGAG GTTAATCAAGCTCTTAAAGAGCTGATAAAGGCTTCAAAATCTAAGCTCAGACCGGAAGATTGGTCCCACTTGCCAGAGGGAGCATCCG GGTGGCTTATGTTGGGGATGCAAATGTCACCAAGGAGCAATGAAGGAGCAAGTGGACTG ATGAGAAATGTTCTCAGAATTATGAAGCCTGTCAGAGTTGCGGCCTCCGATTCGTAA
- the LOC105047606 gene encoding uncharacterized protein isoform X2 has protein sequence MPFCEVGTSRGEGVRIFYRRYGHGSTKVLLIIGLAATHDSWGPQIKGLTGTVEPNDDEEEAPAAGGEGTEGPNEEDEGIEVCCFDNRGMGRSSVPTKKSEYTTAIMAKDVLALLDHLGWRKAHVFGHSMGAMIACKLAAIAPERLCSLALLNATGGGFECFPKIDRQMISLAFRFLRAKTPEQRALVDLETHYTKEYLDEYVGSCTRRKILYQEYVKAISSTGMQSNCGFEGQINACWTHKMTPKELDTICSSGFLVSVIHGRDDIIAQLSHARRLAEKLHPAARMVELHGGHLVNHERPEEVNQALKELIKASKSKLRPEDWSHLPEGASGWLMLGMQMSPRSNEGASGLQMRNVLRIMKPVRVAASDS, from the exons ATGCCGTTTTGCGAAGTGGGCACATCGAGAGGAGAAGGGGTGAGGATTTTTTATAGGAGATATGGCCATGGAAGCACCAAAGTTCTCCTCATTATTG GATTGGCGGCGACGCATGATTCATGGGGACCGCAGATAAAGGGGTTGACGGGGACGGTGGAGCCCAACGACGACGAGGAGGAGGCGCCGGCGGCCGGCGGTGAGGGAACGGAAGGCCCGAATGAGGAGGACGAGGGGATCGAGGTGTGCTGCTTTGATAATCGTGGGATGGGGCGGAGCTCTGTGCCCACGAAGAAATCCGAATACAC AACAGCCATCATGGCCAAAGATGTCCTGGCTCTATTGGATCATTTAGGCTGGAGAAAAGCTCATGTCTTCGGTCACTCAATGG GAGCTATGATTGCTTGCAAGTTAGCAGCAATAGCACCAGAGAGATTATGCTCCTTGGCTTTGCTCAATGCTACTGGTGGTGGCTTTGAGTGCTTTCCAAAG ATTGATCGCCAAATGATATCCCTTGCATTTCGTTTTTTAAGAGCAAAGACTCCAGAGCAAAGAGCTCTGGTTGACTTAGAAACACATTACACTAAG GAATATTTAGATGAATATGTTGGATCATGCACACGAAGGAAAATTCTTTATCAG GAATATGTGAAGGCCATATCATCAACAGGTATGCAATCTAACTGTGGTTTTGAAGGCCAAATTAATGCATGCTGGACACACAAGATGACACCAAAGGAACTTGACACAATTTGTTCATCTGGGTTTCTGGTCTCAGTAATTCATGGAAG GGATGATATCATTGCTCAATTAAGTCATGCAAGGAGACTTGCAGAGAAGCTGCACCCAGCTGCAAGAATGGTAGAACTTCATGGCGGACATTTGGTGAACCATGAAAGGCCAGAAGAG GTTAATCAAGCTCTTAAAGAGCTGATAAAGGCTTCAAAATCTAAGCTCAGACCGGAAGATTGGTCCCACTTGCCAGAGGGAGCATCCG GGTGGCTTATGTTGGGGATGCAAATGTCACCAAGGAGCAATGAAGGAGCAAGTGGACTG CAGATGAGAAATGTTCTCAGAATTATGAAGCCTGTCAGAGTTGCGGCCTCCGATTCGTAA
- the LOC105047606 gene encoding uncharacterized protein isoform X1, which yields MPFCEVGTSRGEGVRIFYRRYGHGSTKVLLIIGLAATHDSWGPQIKGLTGTVEPNDDEEEAPAAGGEGTEGPNEEDEGIEVCCFDNRGMGRSSVPTKKSEYTTAIMAKDVLALLDHLGWRKAHVFGHSMGAMIACKLAAIAPERLCSLALLNATGGGFECFPKIDRQMISLAFRFLRAKTPEQRALVDLETHYTKEYLDEYVGSCTRRKILYQEYVKAISSTGMQSNCGFEGQINACWTHKMTPKELDTICSSGFLVSVIHGRDDIIAQLSHARRLAEKLHPAARMVELHGGHLVNHERPEEVNQALKELIKASKSKLRPEDWSHLPEGASGWLMLGMQMSPRSNEGASGLVTVYNLFGKVQLCFLYFIGVFLMGFQQMRNVLRIMKPVRVAASDS from the exons ATGCCGTTTTGCGAAGTGGGCACATCGAGAGGAGAAGGGGTGAGGATTTTTTATAGGAGATATGGCCATGGAAGCACCAAAGTTCTCCTCATTATTG GATTGGCGGCGACGCATGATTCATGGGGACCGCAGATAAAGGGGTTGACGGGGACGGTGGAGCCCAACGACGACGAGGAGGAGGCGCCGGCGGCCGGCGGTGAGGGAACGGAAGGCCCGAATGAGGAGGACGAGGGGATCGAGGTGTGCTGCTTTGATAATCGTGGGATGGGGCGGAGCTCTGTGCCCACGAAGAAATCCGAATACAC AACAGCCATCATGGCCAAAGATGTCCTGGCTCTATTGGATCATTTAGGCTGGAGAAAAGCTCATGTCTTCGGTCACTCAATGG GAGCTATGATTGCTTGCAAGTTAGCAGCAATAGCACCAGAGAGATTATGCTCCTTGGCTTTGCTCAATGCTACTGGTGGTGGCTTTGAGTGCTTTCCAAAG ATTGATCGCCAAATGATATCCCTTGCATTTCGTTTTTTAAGAGCAAAGACTCCAGAGCAAAGAGCTCTGGTTGACTTAGAAACACATTACACTAAG GAATATTTAGATGAATATGTTGGATCATGCACACGAAGGAAAATTCTTTATCAG GAATATGTGAAGGCCATATCATCAACAGGTATGCAATCTAACTGTGGTTTTGAAGGCCAAATTAATGCATGCTGGACACACAAGATGACACCAAAGGAACTTGACACAATTTGTTCATCTGGGTTTCTGGTCTCAGTAATTCATGGAAG GGATGATATCATTGCTCAATTAAGTCATGCAAGGAGACTTGCAGAGAAGCTGCACCCAGCTGCAAGAATGGTAGAACTTCATGGCGGACATTTGGTGAACCATGAAAGGCCAGAAGAG GTTAATCAAGCTCTTAAAGAGCTGATAAAGGCTTCAAAATCTAAGCTCAGACCGGAAGATTGGTCCCACTTGCCAGAGGGAGCATCCG GGTGGCTTATGTTGGGGATGCAAATGTCACCAAGGAGCAATGAAGGAGCAAGTGGACTGGTAACTGTTTACAACTTATTTGGGAAGGTACAACTTTGCTTCCTTTACTTCATTGGGGTATTTTTGATGGGATTTCAGCAGATGAGAAATGTTCTCAGAATTATGAAGCCTGTCAGAGTTGCGGCCTCCGATTCGTAA
- the LOC105047606 gene encoding uncharacterized protein isoform X4: MRRTRGSRCAALIIVGWGGALCPRRNPNTPIMAKDVLALLDHLGWRKAHVFGHSMGAMIACKLAAIAPERLCSLALLNATGGGFECFPKIDRQMISLAFRFLRAKTPEQRALVDLETHYTKEYLDEYVGSCTRRKILYQEYVKAISSTGMQSNCGFEGQINACWTHKMTPKELDTICSSGFLVSVIHGRDDIIAQLSHARRLAEKLHPAARMVELHGGHLVNHERPEEVNQALKELIKASKSKLRPEDWSHLPEGASGWLMLGMQMSPRSNEGASGLVTVYNLFGKVQLCFLYFIGVFLMGFQQMRNVLRIMKPVRVAASDS, encoded by the exons ATGAGGAGGACGAGGGGATCGAGGTGTGCTGCTTTGATAATCGTGGGATGGGGCGGAGCTCTGTGCCCACGAAGAAATCCGAATACAC CCATCATGGCCAAAGATGTCCTGGCTCTATTGGATCATTTAGGCTGGAGAAAAGCTCATGTCTTCGGTCACTCAATGG GAGCTATGATTGCTTGCAAGTTAGCAGCAATAGCACCAGAGAGATTATGCTCCTTGGCTTTGCTCAATGCTACTGGTGGTGGCTTTGAGTGCTTTCCAAAG ATTGATCGCCAAATGATATCCCTTGCATTTCGTTTTTTAAGAGCAAAGACTCCAGAGCAAAGAGCTCTGGTTGACTTAGAAACACATTACACTAAG GAATATTTAGATGAATATGTTGGATCATGCACACGAAGGAAAATTCTTTATCAG GAATATGTGAAGGCCATATCATCAACAGGTATGCAATCTAACTGTGGTTTTGAAGGCCAAATTAATGCATGCTGGACACACAAGATGACACCAAAGGAACTTGACACAATTTGTTCATCTGGGTTTCTGGTCTCAGTAATTCATGGAAG GGATGATATCATTGCTCAATTAAGTCATGCAAGGAGACTTGCAGAGAAGCTGCACCCAGCTGCAAGAATGGTAGAACTTCATGGCGGACATTTGGTGAACCATGAAAGGCCAGAAGAG GTTAATCAAGCTCTTAAAGAGCTGATAAAGGCTTCAAAATCTAAGCTCAGACCGGAAGATTGGTCCCACTTGCCAGAGGGAGCATCCG GGTGGCTTATGTTGGGGATGCAAATGTCACCAAGGAGCAATGAAGGAGCAAGTGGACTGGTAACTGTTTACAACTTATTTGGGAAGGTACAACTTTGCTTCCTTTACTTCATTGGGGTATTTTTGATGGGATTTCAGCAGATGAGAAATGTTCTCAGAATTATGAAGCCTGTCAGAGTTGCGGCCTCCGATTCGTAA